A stretch of Dermochelys coriacea isolate rDerCor1 chromosome 6, rDerCor1.pri.v4, whole genome shotgun sequence DNA encodes these proteins:
- the SERPING1 gene encoding LOW QUALITY PROTEIN: plasma protease C1 inhibitor (The sequence of the model RefSeq protein was modified relative to this genomic sequence to represent the inferred CDS: inserted 1 base in 1 codon) — MGASPPPHAPPXNCPLCPECLGSGLDTDHFGTQGAGFVAMKSWLILVWLVTFAGQDWLDGAEGDKQHSASKFPSQAASQDSTGEIQNTTELAKDLDEPHNKSDNEPVKELDKESDKEPAKKPDKESVKELAKGLDKKPVKELDKEPAKDIDKEPAKELDKEPAKEPTTAPTTEATTAPITTPQRCPPSDPWGTCGDDSKEESPRVATALTDFALKFYSKLVKVENTGSNVVFSPFSVALVLSHLLLGARGETKERLESILSYPSDLVCVHTPLQRLLKSQALISASKLFLRQGLPLNEAFLNQSLRFYNSRPQELSGNKTQDLQLINKWVRDVTKDKIKRLLKELEPDVQLVLLNAVYFQSKWKTTFKVKNTMNETFYRPGQAPIRVPMMTSKKYPLAFFNDPSLQAKVGRLQLSHNMSLIVIVPQHVSQMLAEVERKLTKETFTAVMKKLMNSPFKPTVVSLPKLKLDSSQNLMDILGEMDYGIFYDSNLCGISEAEDLLVTSAQHRAMLELNEEGVEAMAATAFSVARTAWVFDVQQPFLFVLWNDNHSFPMFMGHVNDPRV; from the exons atGGGTGcatcccctccaccccatgcTCCAC TCAACTGCCCTCTGTGCCCTGAGTGCCTGGGCTCGGGTTTGGACACTGATCACTTTGGAacacagggagcag GATTCGTTGCCATGAAGAGCTGGCTGATCCTAGTGTGGCTGGTGACCTTCGCAGGC CAGGATTGGCTTGATGGCGCAGAAGGGGACAAACAGCACTCTGCTTCCAAGTTCCCCTCACAAGCTGCTAGCCAGGACTCCACAGGAG AGATCCAGAATACCACAGAGCTGGCCAAGGATCTAGATGAGCCACACAACAAATCAGACAACGAGCCAGTCAAGGAGCTAGACAAGGAATCAGACAAGGAGCCGGCCAAGAAGCCAGACAAGGAATCAGTCAAGGAGCTAGCCAAAGGGCTAGACAAGAAGCCAGTCAAGGAGCTAGACAAGGAGCCAGCCAAGGACATAGACAAGGAGCCAGCCAAGGAACTAGACAAGGAGCCAGCCAAGGAGCCCACTACTGCACCCACCACTGAGGCCACTACGGCACCCATCACAACACCCCAGCGGTGCCCACCCAGCGACCCCTGGGGAACCTGTGGGGACGACTCCAAGGAGGAGAGCCCCAGGGTTGCAACGGCGCTGACTGATTTTGCACTGAAGTTCTATTCGAAATTGGTCAAGGTGGAAAACACTGGTTCCAACGTAGTCTTCTCGCCCTTCAGCGTGGCCCTGGTGCTCTCGCACCTCTTGCTGG GGGCCCGGGGCGAAACCAAAGAACGGCTAGAGTCCATCCTCTCCTACCCCTCAGATCTCGTCTGCGTCCACACTCCACTGCAGCGGCTCCTCAAATCCCAGGCCTTGATCTCGGCCTCAAAGCTCTTCCTCCGCCAAG GCCTGCCCCTGAATGAAGCCTTCCTCAACCAGTCGCTGCGCTTCTACAACAGCCGGCCCCAGGAGCTCAGTGGCAACAAGACCCAGGACCTGCAACTCATCAACAAGTGGGTGAGAGACGTGACCAAGGACAAGATCAAGAGGCTGCTGAAGGAGCTGGAGCCTGACGTCCAGCTGGTGCTGCTCAATGCTGTCTATTTCCAAT CCAAATGGAAGACGACCTTTAAAGTGAAGAACACCATGAACGAGACATTCTACCGCCCGGGCCAGGCCCCAATCAGGGTGCCCATGATGACCAGCAAGAAGTACCCACTGGCCTTCTTCAATGACCCCAGCCTGCAGGCCAAG GTTGGCCGGCTGCAGCTGTCCCACAACATGAGCCTCATAGTCATCGTGCCCCAGCATGTGTCCCAGATGCTCGCCGAGGTGGAGCGGAAGCTGACCAAAGAGACCTTCACTGCGGTGATGAAGAAGCTGATGAACTCTCCCTTCAAGCCCACTGTGGTGAGCCTGCCCAAGTTGAAGCTGGACAGCTCCCAGAACCTCATGGACATCCTGGGGGAGATGG ACTACGGCATTTTCTATGACTCCAACCTGTGCGGCATCTCAGAGGCAGAGGATCTGTTGGTGACAAGTGCCCAGCACCGGGCCATGCTGGAGCTGAatgaggaaggggtggaggcCATGGCTGCCACGGCCTTTTCGGTGGCCCGCACTGCCTGGGTTTTCGACGTGCAGCAGCCCTTCCTCTTCGTGCTGTGGAATGACAACCACAGCTTTCCCATGTTCATGGGCCACGTCAACGACCCCAGAGTCTGA